From Granulicella sp. WH15, the proteins below share one genomic window:
- a CDS encoding ABC-F family ATP-binding cassette domain-containing protein encodes MPPILNAQGVSKRFGATPLFQDVSFVVSDGDHIGLIGPNGAGKSTLLKVLAGEEDADTGDVAIRKRARVGYVRQESHFAPKLTVRGVLEAALVKAGVPEGEHEGRLRETLGRTGFPDLMAEAAKLSGGWRKRLAIAEAVVSSPDVLLLDEPTNHLDLAGIAWLEQLIQQTESAVVMVSHDRYFLESTATEMVELNRVYAEGLLRVKGSYSKFLEGKAQYMESQSKLQESLRNRVKTETEWLRRGPKARTTKSKARIDSANELIGQLKEVNSRTQTASAGIDFSATERQTKRLVELEDVSCVLGDRTIVEGLNFLVTSGMRVGLVGPNGAGKTTILRLLTGELAPSKGTIKLASSLRIVYFSQMRELDENLTLRRALAPDSDSVVYQGRVVHVASYATKFLFTSEQLNQPVERLSGGERARVLIAKLMLEPADLLLLDEPTNDLDIATLEILEESLLEYTGALVLVTHDRYMLDRVSTVVLGLDGKGNAERFSDYSQWEQWRGGAIEEPIAPGEAGTAVAGAAPAAATSTGKKKLSYLEAREFAGIEAKVDAAEERLQAAREKLEDNAVVTDPVKLTAALKEMEDAQSEADGLYARWAELTEKAG; translated from the coding sequence ATGCCTCCTATCCTCAACGCGCAGGGCGTAAGCAAACGGTTCGGCGCGACGCCACTCTTTCAGGATGTCTCCTTTGTCGTCTCCGACGGCGACCACATCGGCCTTATCGGGCCGAACGGCGCGGGTAAAAGCACGCTGCTCAAGGTGCTTGCCGGGGAGGAAGACGCCGACACCGGCGATGTCGCCATTCGTAAGCGGGCGCGGGTCGGATATGTGCGACAGGAGTCGCACTTTGCTCCGAAGCTGACCGTGCGTGGTGTGCTCGAGGCCGCGCTGGTGAAGGCAGGCGTGCCCGAGGGCGAGCACGAGGGGCGTCTGCGTGAGACGCTGGGGCGTACCGGCTTTCCGGACCTGATGGCCGAGGCGGCGAAGCTCTCGGGCGGCTGGCGCAAGCGTCTGGCTATTGCGGAGGCGGTGGTTTCAAGTCCCGACGTGCTGCTGCTCGACGAGCCTACGAATCACCTGGATCTGGCGGGCATCGCGTGGCTGGAGCAGTTGATTCAGCAGACCGAATCGGCCGTGGTGATGGTCTCGCACGACCGTTATTTTCTGGAGTCGACCGCGACCGAGATGGTCGAGCTGAACCGCGTGTATGCCGAAGGGCTGCTGCGGGTGAAGGGATCGTACTCGAAGTTTCTCGAGGGCAAGGCGCAGTACATGGAGTCGCAGTCGAAGCTGCAGGAGTCGCTGCGCAACCGGGTGAAGACCGAGACGGAGTGGCTGCGGCGTGGGCCCAAGGCGCGGACGACCAAGTCGAAGGCTCGGATCGACTCGGCGAATGAGCTGATCGGGCAGTTGAAGGAGGTCAACTCGCGCACCCAGACGGCGAGCGCGGGGATCGACTTTTCGGCGACCGAGCGGCAGACCAAGCGGCTGGTGGAGTTGGAGGATGTCTCCTGCGTGCTGGGAGACCGCACGATTGTGGAGGGGCTGAACTTTCTGGTGACGTCGGGGATGCGCGTGGGCCTGGTGGGGCCGAACGGCGCGGGTAAGACGACGATTCTGCGGCTGTTGACGGGTGAGCTTGCGCCGTCGAAGGGGACGATCAAGCTGGCCTCGTCGTTGAGGATTGTCTACTTCTCGCAGATGCGCGAGCTGGACGAGAACCTGACGCTACGGCGGGCGCTGGCTCCGGATTCGGACTCGGTGGTTTACCAGGGGCGCGTGGTTCATGTCGCCAGTTATGCGACCAAGTTTCTGTTTACCAGCGAGCAGTTGAACCAGCCGGTGGAGCGGCTGAGCGGAGGCGAGCGGGCGCGGGTGCTGATCGCGAAGCTGATGCTCGAACCTGCCGATCTGCTGTTGCTGGATGAGCCTACGAACGATTTGGATATCGCTACGCTAGAGATTTTGGAAGAGAGTTTGCTTGAGTACACCGGCGCGCTGGTGCTGGTGACGCACGATCGCTACATGCTGGACCGGGTCTCGACGGTGGTGCTGGGGCTGGACGGCAAGGGTAATGCCGAGAGGTTCTCGGACTACTCGCAGTGGGAGCAGTGGCGCGGCGGTGCGATTGAGGAGCCGATTGCTCCGGGTGAGGCGGGGACGGCGGTGGCCGGTGCGGCTCCGGCGGCGGCTACTAGCACGGGTAAGAAGAAGCTGAGCTACCTGGAGGCGCGAGAGTTTGCGGGCATCGAGGCCAAGGTGGATGCGGCTGAGGAGCGGTTGCAGGCGGCTCGGGAGAAGCTTGAGGATAATGCGGTGGTGACCGATCCGGTGAAGCTGACGGCGGCGCTGAAGGAGATGGAAGACGCGCAGAGTGAGGCGGACGGCTTGTATGCGCGTTGGGCGGAGCTGACCGAGAAGGCTGGTTGA
- a CDS encoding BrnT family toxin, whose translation MDLYSNYRGQRFVWDTEKASGNLSKHGVSFDQACEVFFDSFLYTQDATDGDEQREAAIGATSDLKILFVVHLVRERETIRIISARPATGHERRQYEDND comes from the coding sequence ATGGACCTCTACTCTAACTACCGAGGCCAGCGGTTCGTCTGGGATACAGAGAAAGCATCAGGCAATCTCAGCAAACACGGTGTCAGCTTCGATCAAGCCTGTGAAGTCTTCTTCGACTCTTTTCTCTACACGCAGGATGCGACCGACGGAGACGAGCAACGGGAAGCAGCCATCGGCGCAACCAGCGACCTGAAGATACTGTTCGTCGTTCATCTGGTCAGAGAGCGCGAGACGATCCGGATCATCTCCGCCCGTCCCGCCACCGGACACGAGAGGAGGCAATATGAAGACAACGACTGA
- a CDS encoding ABC transporter ATP-binding protein, which translates to MSDTAPAIRTTALTRRFDAFTAVRDVNLTVAPGQFFGFLGPNGAGKSTTIKMLTGLLAPTSGSIEILGEDLLANTVALKRQIGVVPEGLALFGRLTAPEYLTFVGRMYGLDPATTRERTTELLEFMSLANEQKKLITDFSHGMQKKLALAAAVIHGPKVLFLDEPFEGVDAIAAGTLKSMLQGMIHRGATIFLTSHVLEIVERLCTHVAIIQKGTLVAQGSLEELRAGVHTLPGPDGETQQATLEQIFLNVLGTTGVAPPEQELSWLG; encoded by the coding sequence ATGTCCGACACCGCTCCCGCCATCCGGACCACCGCGCTCACCCGTCGCTTCGACGCCTTCACCGCCGTCCGCGACGTAAACCTGACGGTCGCGCCGGGCCAGTTCTTCGGCTTCCTCGGTCCGAACGGCGCGGGCAAATCCACCACCATCAAGATGCTGACCGGCCTGCTCGCCCCCACCTCCGGCTCCATCGAGATCCTGGGCGAAGACCTGCTGGCCAACACCGTGGCCCTGAAGCGCCAAATCGGCGTCGTCCCCGAGGGCCTCGCGCTCTTCGGCCGCCTCACCGCGCCCGAGTACCTGACCTTCGTGGGCCGCATGTACGGCCTCGATCCGGCCACCACGCGCGAGCGCACAACCGAGCTTCTGGAGTTCATGTCGCTGGCCAACGAGCAGAAGAAGCTCATCACCGACTTCTCCCACGGGATGCAGAAGAAGCTCGCGCTGGCCGCCGCCGTCATCCACGGCCCTAAAGTGCTCTTCCTCGACGAACCGTTCGAGGGAGTCGACGCCATCGCCGCGGGCACCCTCAAATCCATGCTGCAAGGCATGATCCACCGCGGCGCGACCATCTTCCTCACCTCGCACGTCCTCGAGATCGTCGAACGGCTCTGCACCCACGTGGCCATCATCCAAAAGGGAACGCTAGTCGCCCAAGGCTCGCTCGAAGAACTCCGCGCCGGGGTTCACACCTTGCCGGGGCCGGACGGCGAGACCCAGCAGGCCACGCTCGAGCAGATCTTCCTCAACGTGCTCGGCACCACCGGCGTCGCCCCGCCCGAGCAGGAGCTCTCGTGGCTCGGCTAA
- the pgeF gene encoding peptidoglycan editing factor PgeF — protein sequence MDVVKVSEWQQYRWLRHGFSTRAGGFSTIYGPSELNLGMTKDDDPELVRANRARLVEEAGVGGLVTLRQVHSDEVLVARAAGPAGDGDGLMTDEAGLTLGIQTADCVPVLVADVRRRRVAAFHAGWRGTVSGIVESGVEKLRREFGSAAEDLVGAVGPAIGACCYTVGDEVRGAFGERFSCAEELFAQREGGLHLDLAEANRRQLMAAGVDRVTVVGECTACARVGERRKYFSHRAEKGFTGRMMSVIGMTA from the coding sequence ATGGATGTTGTGAAAGTTTCCGAATGGCAACAATATAGATGGCTTCGGCATGGATTCAGCACGCGTGCGGGTGGATTTTCCACAATTTATGGGCCGTCGGAGCTCAATTTGGGAATGACGAAGGACGATGACCCGGAGCTGGTGCGGGCGAACCGGGCTCGGCTGGTGGAGGAGGCCGGGGTGGGTGGGCTGGTGACGCTGCGGCAGGTTCACTCGGATGAGGTACTGGTGGCCAGGGCGGCGGGACCGGCGGGCGATGGGGATGGATTGATGACGGACGAGGCTGGGTTGACGCTGGGGATCCAGACGGCGGATTGCGTACCGGTGCTGGTGGCCGATGTGCGGCGGCGGCGGGTGGCGGCGTTCCATGCGGGCTGGCGGGGGACGGTGTCGGGCATCGTCGAGAGCGGGGTGGAGAAGCTGCGGCGGGAGTTCGGCTCGGCGGCGGAGGATCTGGTGGGGGCGGTGGGTCCGGCGATTGGAGCTTGCTGCTATACCGTCGGGGACGAGGTGCGGGGGGCGTTTGGGGAGCGGTTCTCTTGTGCGGAGGAGCTGTTTGCCCAGAGGGAGGGTGGGCTGCATTTGGATCTGGCCGAGGCGAATCGGAGGCAGTTGATGGCCGCCGGGGTGGACAGGGTGACGGTGGTGGGGGAGTGTACGGCCTGTGCCCGGGTGGGCGAGCGGCGGAAGTACTTCTCGCATCGGGCCGAGAAGGGGTTTACCGGGCGGATGATGAGTGTGATTGGGATGACGGCTTAG
- the aroE gene encoding shikimate dehydrogenase, which translates to MSRICVALTGSSVGDMIDRATAAVKETPFLEFRLDYLDKPAAALPRFQAFLAENTAATAIATCRRTPNGGSFTGSAAAQLDILVKAAEAGFHIVDIEIESAEAHKKADLQRLRDSPAAMLISWHDFKATGDLDAVYDRIQAFQPDFIKIVPTARTLSDNVTLLRFLERHEDESNLIGMAMGEAGITSRVLGVRSGSLFTFAAATVGEETGPGQIAARTLLDTYRIDEVDAATKVYGVAGHPVGKSLSPLMMNTAFRRETVNAVYLALETTDVADLARLVREIPLHGLSITMPHKQTIMQHLAHTDPLSAKIGAVNTVLRAQDGNLYGFNTDVAGVVGPLEKRLPIAGSKILVLGAGGAARAAVFGLRDKGAEVHILNRTPETAAKLAKQAGAKVIKREALAKATFDVVVNATPIGMKGQKGAQLLSADELQKLQPKVVFDLVYNPVDTPLLKLARQLNIPVITGVEMFIQQGARQFEIWTGKPAPEEEMLRVVVHALRQQAEATATPGPEATAAAVEPPPAAPKPPAAKPAAAKAPAPAKATTKPAAKTAAKTTTKKK; encoded by the coding sequence ATGAGCCGCATCTGTGTCGCGCTCACCGGCTCCAGCGTCGGCGACATGATCGACCGCGCCACCGCCGCCGTTAAAGAAACGCCCTTCCTCGAGTTCCGGCTCGACTACCTCGACAAGCCCGCCGCCGCGCTGCCGCGTTTCCAGGCCTTCCTGGCCGAAAACACCGCCGCGACCGCCATCGCGACCTGTCGACGCACACCTAACGGAGGCAGCTTCACCGGCTCCGCCGCCGCCCAGCTCGACATCCTCGTCAAGGCCGCCGAGGCCGGTTTCCACATCGTCGATATCGAGATCGAGTCTGCCGAAGCTCACAAGAAGGCCGACCTCCAGCGCCTTCGAGACAGCCCCGCCGCCATGCTCATCTCCTGGCACGACTTCAAAGCCACCGGCGACCTCGACGCCGTCTACGACCGCATCCAGGCGTTCCAGCCCGACTTCATCAAGATCGTCCCCACCGCCCGCACCCTCTCCGACAACGTCACCCTGCTGCGCTTCCTCGAGCGCCACGAGGACGAGAGCAACCTGATCGGCATGGCCATGGGCGAGGCGGGCATCACCTCCCGCGTCCTCGGCGTTCGCTCCGGCTCACTCTTCACCTTCGCCGCGGCCACCGTCGGCGAGGAGACCGGCCCCGGCCAGATCGCCGCCCGCACCCTGCTCGACACCTACCGGATCGACGAGGTGGACGCGGCCACCAAGGTCTATGGCGTCGCCGGACACCCCGTCGGCAAGTCGCTCTCGCCGCTGATGATGAACACGGCCTTCCGCCGCGAGACCGTCAACGCCGTCTACCTCGCGCTCGAGACCACCGACGTCGCCGACCTCGCCCGGCTCGTCCGCGAGATCCCCCTGCATGGCCTCTCCATCACGATGCCGCACAAGCAGACGATCATGCAGCATCTGGCCCACACCGACCCACTCTCGGCCAAGATCGGGGCCGTCAACACGGTGCTGCGCGCTCAGGACGGCAATCTCTACGGCTTCAATACGGACGTCGCCGGGGTCGTCGGCCCGCTCGAGAAGCGGCTGCCCATCGCCGGCTCGAAGATCCTCGTACTAGGGGCCGGAGGAGCCGCCCGCGCCGCTGTATTCGGGCTTCGCGACAAGGGCGCCGAGGTCCACATCCTGAACCGCACGCCCGAGACAGCCGCCAAGCTCGCCAAGCAGGCCGGGGCCAAGGTCATCAAGCGCGAGGCTCTGGCCAAGGCCACCTTCGACGTCGTCGTCAATGCCACCCCCATCGGCATGAAGGGCCAGAAGGGCGCGCAGTTGCTCTCGGCCGACGAGCTGCAGAAGCTCCAGCCCAAGGTGGTCTTCGACCTCGTCTACAACCCGGTCGACACCCCGCTGCTGAAGCTGGCCCGCCAGCTGAACATCCCCGTCATCACCGGCGTCGAGATGTTTATCCAGCAGGGAGCGCGCCAGTTCGAGATATGGACCGGCAAGCCCGCGCCTGAGGAAGAGATGCTCCGAGTGGTCGTCCACGCCCTGCGCCAGCAGGCCGAGGCGACTGCCACCCCAGGGCCGGAGGCAACAGCCGCCGCCGTCGAGCCTCCTCCAGCCGCTCCCAAGCCGCCAGCCGCAAAACCAGCCGCCGCAAAGGCCCCTGCTCCGGCCAAAGCCACAACCAAACCCGCAGCAAAAACTGCTGCAAAGACCACCACTAAAAAGAAGTAG
- the atpC gene encoding ATP synthase F1 subunit epsilon has product MAETTQDGKLAVRLVTPDRVLLEATADAVELPSASGYLEALYGATPLLAELGAGEVRLHGGSSGDQKFFVAWGFVEVLPDRVTILAERAMAPGEIDRAHAEQERQRGEKMWAEAGDSAAVYDEANEIIRESEEEIASAEGKSH; this is encoded by the coding sequence ATGGCAGAGACGACACAAGACGGGAAGTTGGCGGTTCGGCTGGTAACGCCGGACCGCGTGTTGCTGGAGGCGACGGCGGACGCGGTTGAGCTGCCGTCGGCCTCTGGATACCTGGAGGCGCTCTACGGCGCGACTCCTCTGCTTGCAGAGCTGGGCGCGGGCGAGGTGCGGCTGCATGGCGGCAGCTCGGGCGACCAGAAGTTCTTTGTCGCGTGGGGCTTTGTCGAGGTTCTGCCGGATCGGGTGACGATCCTGGCGGAGCGGGCGATGGCTCCGGGCGAGATCGACCGGGCGCACGCAGAGCAGGAACGGCAGCGCGGCGAGAAGATGTGGGCCGAGGCTGGCGATAGTGCGGCTGTATACGACGAGGCGAATGAGATCATCCGGGAGTCGGAGGAAGAGATCGCTTCGGCTGAAGGTAAGAGCCATTAA
- the atpD gene encoding F0F1 ATP synthase subunit beta: MAENIGKVISVSGPAVDVQFDEKSMPPIYQAVRIVSEGFNVPAPLDVVVEVQQHLGEGRVRCIAMVATEGMVRGMKAIDTGAGIMVPVGRETLGRVLNVLGQPVDELGPVNAKVHMPIHRQAPAFDEQSTSEEMFETGIKVIDLIQPFLKGGKIGLFGGAGVGKTVVIQELINNVAQQHGGFSVFAGVGERTREGNDLWHEFQESGVIDIHDFNKSKAALIYGQMTEPPGARLRVALTGLTVAEYFRDVEGADTLLFIDNIFRFTQAGSEVSTLLGRMPSAVGYQPNLATEMGELQERITSTKKGSITSVQAVYVPADDLTDPAPATTFAHLDATTVLSRPLSELGIYPAVDPLASTSRILSPRIVGQEHYDVAQGVKRILQRYKDLQDIIAILGIDELSEEDKITVARARKVQRFLSQPFHVAEIFTGIPGAYVKVEDTIRSFKEIIDGKHDAIPEQAFYLKGGIEDVIAAAEKMKQNA, from the coding sequence ATGGCAGAGAATATTGGAAAAGTGATTTCGGTCAGCGGCCCGGCCGTTGACGTTCAGTTCGACGAGAAGAGCATGCCGCCGATCTACCAGGCGGTCCGCATCGTGAGCGAGGGCTTCAATGTGCCCGCGCCGCTCGATGTCGTCGTCGAGGTACAGCAGCACCTGGGTGAGGGCCGCGTGCGCTGCATCGCGATGGTCGCGACCGAGGGCATGGTGCGCGGGATGAAGGCGATCGACACGGGCGCGGGCATCATGGTGCCGGTGGGTCGCGAGACGCTGGGCCGCGTGCTCAACGTGCTCGGGCAGCCCGTGGACGAGCTTGGCCCGGTGAACGCCAAGGTACACATGCCGATTCACCGGCAGGCTCCCGCGTTCGACGAGCAGTCGACGTCGGAGGAGATGTTCGAGACCGGCATCAAGGTCATCGACCTGATCCAGCCGTTCCTTAAGGGCGGTAAGATCGGCCTCTTTGGAGGCGCCGGTGTGGGCAAGACGGTCGTCATTCAGGAGCTCATCAACAACGTCGCGCAGCAGCACGGTGGCTTCTCGGTCTTCGCCGGAGTCGGTGAGCGCACCCGTGAGGGGAACGACCTCTGGCACGAGTTCCAGGAGTCGGGCGTTATTGATATTCACGACTTCAATAAGAGCAAAGCGGCGCTGATCTACGGGCAGATGACCGAGCCGCCAGGGGCGCGTCTGCGCGTGGCGCTGACCGGCCTGACCGTTGCGGAGTACTTCCGCGACGTCGAGGGTGCGGACACGCTGCTGTTCATCGACAACATCTTCCGGTTCACGCAGGCCGGTTCCGAGGTTTCGACGCTGCTGGGCCGTATGCCCTCGGCCGTGGGATACCAGCCGAACCTGGCGACCGAGATGGGTGAGCTGCAGGAGCGCATCACCTCGACCAAGAAGGGCTCGATTACGTCGGTGCAGGCTGTCTACGTTCCGGCCGACGACTTGACCGACCCGGCTCCGGCGACGACCTTTGCCCACCTCGATGCGACCACGGTGCTCTCGCGTCCGCTGTCGGAGTTGGGTATCTACCCGGCGGTCGACCCGTTGGCTTCGACCTCGCGTATCCTCTCGCCCCGCATCGTCGGGCAGGAGCACTACGACGTGGCGCAGGGCGTGAAGCGGATTCTGCAGCGGTACAAGGATCTACAGGACATCATCGCGATTCTGGGTATCGACGAGCTTTCGGAAGAGGATAAGATCACCGTCGCGCGTGCGCGTAAGGTGCAGCGCTTCCTCTCGCAGCCCTTCCACGTGGCCGAGATCTTTACCGGTATTCCTGGCGCTTACGTGAAGGTGGAAGACACGATCCGCAGCTTCAAGGAGATCATCGACGGTAAGCACGATGCGATCCCGGAGCAGGCGTTTTACCTCAAGGGCGGCATCGAAGATGTGATTGCGGCCGCTGAGAAGATGAAGCAGAACGCATAA
- a CDS encoding FoF1 ATP synthase subunit gamma: MANVLDLRRRIRSVKNTRQITKAMKMVSAAKLRRAQERALQARPYAQMLTNVLESMVRRTDLYNPETGEILHPLLMAREEKSVLLLVVAGDKGFAGGFNSNIGKAAQKFIDARAERGQNVDLEPIGRKAIGFFKKKYPAANYEKTEEHYDNDLSTHYETIRHRAEKIEVAVEHPDLLLKADFGAVTEISKSIIARYERSEIDAVYVVYNEFKSVIQQRVVVEKLLPISRLGDHEIASAQEMTEEQRDAAVKAAQSEGITVFEPDTTEVEREAKKFGTAEVDYLFDQSPEELFGHLMPRYVTTQIFHALLESVAAEHAARMTATDAATKNAGDLIDSLSLTMNRVRQAAITKEIIEIVSGAAAL; encoded by the coding sequence ATGGCTAACGTTCTCGATCTACGACGCCGCATACGCAGTGTGAAGAACACGCGGCAGATCACCAAGGCCATGAAGATGGTCTCGGCGGCGAAGCTGCGGCGGGCACAGGAGCGCGCGTTGCAGGCGCGACCGTACGCGCAGATGCTGACGAATGTGCTCGAGTCGATGGTGCGCCGGACTGACCTTTACAACCCGGAGACCGGCGAGATTCTGCATCCGCTACTGATGGCCCGCGAGGAGAAGTCCGTGCTGCTGCTAGTAGTTGCGGGCGACAAGGGCTTTGCCGGTGGCTTCAACTCGAACATCGGCAAGGCTGCGCAGAAGTTTATCGACGCGCGAGCGGAACGGGGCCAGAACGTCGACCTCGAACCGATTGGGCGCAAGGCGATCGGCTTCTTCAAGAAGAAGTATCCGGCTGCAAACTACGAAAAGACGGAAGAGCACTACGATAACGATCTTTCGACCCACTACGAGACGATCCGGCATCGCGCGGAGAAGATCGAGGTGGCGGTCGAGCACCCGGACCTGCTGCTGAAGGCGGACTTCGGGGCTGTGACCGAGATCAGCAAGTCGATCATTGCTCGTTACGAGCGGTCGGAGATTGACGCAGTTTACGTGGTGTACAACGAGTTCAAGTCGGTGATCCAGCAGCGCGTGGTGGTTGAGAAGCTGCTGCCGATCTCGCGGCTTGGTGACCATGAGATTGCGTCTGCCCAGGAGATGACCGAGGAGCAGCGGGATGCAGCGGTGAAGGCCGCGCAGTCCGAAGGCATCACGGTCTTCGAGCCGGACACGACGGAGGTGGAGAGGGAAGCGAAGAAGTTCGGAACGGCGGAGGTCGATTACCTCTTCGATCAGTCGCCCGAGGAGCTCTTCGGCCACCTGATGCCGCGTTATGTGACGACGCAGATCTTCCATGCGCTGCTTGAGAGCGTGGCGGCGGAACATGCGGCGCGTATGACGGCGACGGATGCGGCGACCAAGAATGCAGGAGATCTGATCGACAGCCTGAGCCTGACGATGAACCGCGTACGGCAGGCTGCGATTACGAAGGAAATCATCGAGATTGTGAGTGGAGCGGCCGCGCTGTAG
- the atpA gene encoding F0F1 ATP synthase subunit alpha, giving the protein MAQINANEITELLRQQIENYESRVQVDEVGTIVSLGDGIARVHGLDKVMAGELIEFPHGVAGLAMNLDEDQVGAVLLGDFAELKEGDQVKRTGKIMSVPVGEALIGRVVNALGQPIDDKGAIETDTFLPVERLAPGVIDRQSVREPMATGIKAIDTMIPIGRGQRELLIGDRQTGKTAIALDTIINSAKNNLICIYCAIGQKRSSVAQVVQTLESYGAMAYTIVVAATASEPAPMQYLAPFAATAMGEYFRDSGKHALIIYDDLSKHAASYREISLLLRRPPGREAYPGDVFYLHSRLLERSAKVSDKLGGGSLTALPIIETQAGDVSAYIPTNVISITDGQIFVETDLFNSGIRPAVNVGLSVSRVGFAAAIKATKQVGSTLKLDLAQYRELAAFSQFGSDLDKVTQNQLNRGARLVELLKQPQFQPLPAEKQVAIIFAGVNGLLDDVQVKDLRAFEDGFYPYLESAQPTILTDIATKKAIDDDLKARLTAAIKDFKASFLSNLKEVAVAK; this is encoded by the coding sequence ATGGCACAGATCAACGCAAACGAAATTACCGAGCTGCTTCGCCAGCAGATTGAGAACTACGAGTCGCGCGTTCAGGTGGATGAGGTCGGTACGATCGTATCCCTGGGCGACGGTATCGCCCGCGTACACGGGCTGGACAAGGTCATGGCTGGTGAGCTGATCGAGTTCCCGCACGGCGTGGCCGGACTGGCCATGAACCTCGATGAGGATCAGGTCGGAGCCGTGCTGCTGGGCGACTTCGCTGAGCTGAAAGAGGGTGACCAGGTAAAGCGTACCGGCAAGATCATGTCGGTGCCGGTCGGCGAGGCTCTGATCGGTCGCGTGGTCAATGCGCTGGGTCAGCCCATCGACGACAAGGGCGCGATCGAGACGGACACGTTCCTGCCGGTAGAGCGGCTGGCTCCGGGCGTCATCGACCGCCAGAGCGTGCGTGAGCCGATGGCGACGGGCATCAAGGCCATCGACACGATGATTCCTATTGGGCGCGGCCAGCGTGAGCTGCTGATCGGCGACCGCCAGACGGGTAAGACGGCGATTGCGCTCGACACGATCATCAACTCGGCCAAGAACAACCTGATCTGCATCTACTGTGCGATTGGGCAGAAGCGGTCTTCGGTTGCTCAGGTGGTCCAGACGCTCGAGAGCTACGGCGCGATGGCGTACACCATCGTTGTGGCTGCGACGGCCTCTGAGCCTGCTCCGATGCAGTATCTCGCTCCGTTCGCCGCGACCGCGATGGGCGAGTACTTCCGCGACAGTGGCAAGCACGCGCTGATTATCTATGACGATCTTTCGAAGCACGCGGCCAGCTACCGTGAGATCTCGCTGCTGCTGCGCCGTCCGCCAGGGCGTGAGGCGTACCCCGGAGACGTCTTCTATCTCCACTCGCGTCTGCTCGAGCGTTCGGCGAAGGTCTCGGACAAGCTGGGCGGCGGCTCGCTGACCGCGCTGCCGATCATTGAGACGCAGGCTGGCGACGTTTCGGCTTATATTCCGACCAACGTTATTTCGATCACCGACGGCCAGATCTTTGTGGAGACGGACCTGTTCAACTCGGGTATCCGCCCGGCTGTGAACGTCGGTCTGTCGGTCTCGCGCGTGGGCTTTGCTGCGGCGATCAAGGCGACCAAGCAGGTCGGCTCGACGCTGAAGCTGGACCTGGCGCAGTATCGCGAGCTGGCGGCGTTCTCGCAATTCGGCTCCGACCTCGACAAGGTGACGCAGAACCAGCTCAACCGCGGTGCGCGCCTGGTGGAGCTGCTCAAGCAGCCCCAGTTCCAGCCGCTCCCGGCCGAGAAGCAGGTTGCGATCATCTTTGCCGGAGTCAACGGCCTGCTGGACGATGTGCAGGTGAAGGATCTGCGGGCGTTCGAGGACGGCTTCTATCCGTACCTCGAGTCGGCGCAGCCCACGATCCTGACCGATATCGCGACCAAGAAGGCCATCGACGATGATCTCAAGGCGCGTCTGACGGCGGCGATCAAGGACTTCAAGGCGAGCTTCCTCTCCAATCTGAAGGAAGTGGCGGTGGCGAAGTAG
- the atpH gene encoding ATP synthase F1 subunit delta: protein MAVFAPKYAHAFASVVASAKLDAATAQQQLNDFAGTLAGSHELRELLMDPSFPHDQKLKVLDAVCAKIGVYREVRNLFAVIMDHHRLGELNQIVAEYALVADEGAGVAEAEVTSARSLNEQDRSELEQQVAKLAGSRVRVTYREDATLLGGAVVRIGSTIYDGSVKAQLEQMKQRLVSA from the coding sequence ATGGCGGTCTTCGCACCCAAGTATGCCCATGCCTTTGCTTCGGTCGTGGCTTCTGCCAAACTCGATGCAGCCACGGCGCAGCAGCAGTTGAACGACTTTGCCGGAACGCTCGCGGGCAGCCACGAGCTGCGCGAGCTGTTGATGGACCCTTCGTTTCCGCACGATCAGAAGTTGAAGGTGCTGGACGCGGTCTGCGCGAAGATCGGTGTATACCGCGAGGTAAGGAATCTCTTCGCGGTCATCATGGATCATCACCGTCTGGGCGAACTGAACCAGATTGTGGCCGAGTATGCGCTGGTGGCCGATGAGGGCGCCGGTGTGGCTGAGGCCGAGGTGACGAGCGCCCGTTCGCTGAACGAGCAGGATCGCTCGGAGCTGGAGCAGCAGGTGGCCAAGCTCGCCGGAAGCAGGGTGCGCGTGACGTACCGTGAGGATGCGACGCTGCTGGGCGGCGCGGTTGTCCGGATCGGCTCGACGATCTACGACGGGTCGGTGAAGGCGCAGTTGGAACAGATGAAGCAGCGGCTGGTCAGCGCATAG